In Arachis hypogaea cultivar Tifrunner chromosome 17, arahy.Tifrunner.gnm2.J5K5, whole genome shotgun sequence, a single window of DNA contains:
- the LOC112767351 gene encoding receptor like protein 27-like, with amino-acid sequence MGYLMLLVLRVVLCVHMFMMFHFACLSSHLCHSQESSALLHFKTQFIFNPSFSEYNYDYKYEYEHECPQVYSKMSTWENGTDCCSWMGVTCHSVSGHVIGLDLSCNALVGIRGHLTSHILCLPNLYELKLSGNEIIQVHVPKLKCSTSLSFLDISWCQFPGSQIPDSFSNLTQLTFLDLSGNGFNGSIPSLLSNLQHLTHLDLSLNAFTGSFPSFLSNLHHLVYLGLSRNKLSGQIPNVFDRLTNLQSLRLSYNNFQRKLPSSIFALTQLSSLDCSNNEIEGPLPDKVAFLNLTTLDLTGNLLNGTIPQWALSLKSLSYLDLSNNRFRGHISEITSYSLEYLDLCNNELQGNFPESIFHLVNLTDLCFSSDNWSGIVHFPLFSKLQNLEYLYLSGCSSLLLKSETSVNHTFSNLWALQLLSSNITGWLEFSGKFPNLNYLKLYNNSLQEKVPEWIHGIDSLRYLNLSHNNFTLMDHFPWYPLEILDLSFNSMADDISSFFCNATSLYIVNLSHNKFTGTFPQCLANSSFLGDLDLQMNKLHGTLPDTFLDLNTLNLNGNNFEGLLPKSLSKCSGLVDLDLGNNQFEDTFPNWLKNLSKLEILVLRGNNLYGHIANLKSEKIFASLIIFDISCNNFSGSLPKAYIQNFRAMKIVHDLQSPLSYIDTDVLGTGHTNEAYASSMVATIKRVSLPFTKIPNSFVIIDLSENKFEGEIPDVIGELHRLKSLNLSYNNLIGPIPHSLGNLTNLESLDLSSNMLDGNIPAELTNLNSLEVLNLSNNHLEGSIPQGKQFDTFSNDSYEGNMGLCGLPLSIQCNNVPLQQYPSSEAEDKFGFGWKPVAIGYACGMVLGIGLGYCVFSIGKPEWLVVLFGGKRTKRKSRGNRRRARTTLFQLFVVM; translated from the exons ATGGGGTATTTGATGTTGTTGGTTCTTAGAGTGGTGTTGTGTGTTCATATGTTTATGATGTTCCATTTTGCATGTTTGTCTTCGCATCTATGCCATTCCCAAGAGAGTTCTGCCTTGCTTCACTTTAAGACCCAATTCATTTTTAACCCTTCATTTTCTGAATATAATTATGACTATAAGTATGAGTATGAGCATGAGTGCCCCCAAGTTTATTCAAAGATGAGTACGTGGGAGAATGGGACAGATTGCTGCTCGTGGATGGGTGTCACGTGCCACTCTGTGTCTGGTCACGTGATTGGCCTTGATCTCAGTTGCAATGCACTTGTAG GAATAAGGGGACACTTGACAAGTCACATTCTCTGTTTACCCAATCTTTATGAGCTCAAGTTATCTGGAAATGAAATCATTCAAGTCCATGTTCCAAAGTTGAAGTGCAgtacttctcttagttttttggATATTTCATGGTGTCAATTCCCAGGATCACAAATCCCTGATTCCTTTTCTAACCTCACACAGCTAACTTTTTTGGACTTGTCTGGAAATGGATTCAATGGTTCAATCCCATCGTTGCTCTCAAACCTTCAGCATCTCACTCACTTGGACCTTTCATTGAATGCATTCACTGGTTCGTTCCCATCATTTCTTTCAAACCTTCATCATCTTGTTTACTTGGGTCTTTCAAGGAATAAGCTTAGTGGTCAAATTCCAAATGTGTTTGACAGGCTAACCAATTTGCAATCCCTTCGCCTTTCGTATAATAATTTCCAAAGGAAGTTGCCATCCTCAATATTTGCCTTAACTCAACTCTCTTCCTTGGATTGTTCTAAtaatgaaattgagggaccactACCTGACAAAGTAGCATTTTTAAATCTCACTACACTAGACCTAACAGGCAACTTATTAAATGGGACAATTCCTCAATGGGCCTTATCTCTCAAGTCTTTGAGCTACTTAGATCTATCAAATAACAGATTCAGAGGGCATATAAGTGAAATTACATCTTATTCCTTGGAGTATTTAGACTTGTGCAACAATGAGCTCCAAGGAAACTTTCCAGAATCGATTTTCCATCTTGTCAACCTTACTGATTTGTGCTTCTCTTCAGATAACTGGAGCGGTATTGTCCACTTCCCACTCTTCTCTAAGCTTCAAAACTTGGAGTATCTTTATCTTTCAGGTTGTAGTTCATTATTGCTAAAATCTGAAACTAGTGTTAATCACACTTTCTCCAATTTGTGGGCACTGCAGTTGCTTTCTAGCAATATTACTGGTTGGTTGGAATTCTCAGGAAAATTTccaaatttaaattatcttaaatTGTACAACAATAGTCTTCAAGAAAAAGTGCCCGAATGGATACATGGTATAGATTCATTACGTTATTTGAATCTCTCACACAACAATTTTACATTGATGGACCATTTCCCATGGTATCCACTTGAAATCCTTGATCTTAGTTTCAACTCGATGGCTGATGacatttcttccttcttttgtaATGCAACCTCTCTGTACATTGTCAACTTGTCCCACAACAAATTCACAGGAACATTTCCACAGTGCCTTGCCAATAGCTCATTCCTTGGAGATTTGGATCTACAAATGAACAAACTTCATGGAACTTTGCCAGATACCTTTCTGGATCTTAATACACTGAATCTCAATGGCAACAATTTCGAAGGTCTATTGCCGAAATCTTTGTCCAAATGCTCAGGACTTGTGGATTTGGATCTCGGTAACAATCAATTTGAGGACACATTTCCCAACTGGCTTAAGAATCTATCAAAGTTGGAAATACTGGTCTTACGAGGCAATAACTTGTACGGCCACATTGCAAATTTGAAATCTGAAAAGATATTTGCAAGTTTGATTATTTTTGACatatcatgcaataactttagcgGCTCATTACCAAAAGCATACATACAAAATTTTCGAGCCATGAAGATTGTTCATGATCTGCAAAGCCCTTTGTCTTATATTGATACAGATGTGTTAGGTACTGGCCACACAAATGAAGCATATGCGAGTTCTATGGTTGCAACAATTAAAAGAGTCAGTCTTCCTTTTACGAAAATTCCAAATTCCTTTGTAATTATCGATTTGTCAGAAAACAAATTTGAAGGAGAGATTCCAGATGTTATTGGAGAGCTTCATAGACTCAAAAGCCTCAACCTTTCATATAACAACCTCATTGGTCCTATTCCCCACTCTTTGGGAAATTTGACAAATCTTGAATCATTGGACCTCTCCTCAAATATGCTTGATGGGAATATTCCTGCTGAATTGACCAATCTGAACTCTCTTGAAGTACTTAATCTTTCCAACAATCATCTTGAAGGATCAATACCTCAAGGAAAACAGTTTGATACATTCTCAAATGATTCCTATGAGGGAAACATGGGGCTATGTGGATTACCATTGTCAATTCAATGCAACAATGTCCCTTTGCAACAATATCCATCTTCTGAGGCTGAAGACAAATTTGGATTTGGTTGGAAACCAGTGGCAATAGGATATGCATGTGGAATGGTGCTTGGAATAGGATTGGGATATTGTGTTTTCTCAATTGGAAAGCCTGAATGGCTAGTGGTCCTCTTTGGAGGTAAAAGGACCAAAAGGAAGAGCCGTGGAAACCGCCGGCGTGCAAGAACAACTCTGTTTCAGCTTTTTGTTGTAATGTAA
- the LOC112766589 gene encoding receptor-like protein 7, translating into MGSLLLLQFQIILCLHLFFTSFSSSSSLSPPLCHPDQNSALLQLKNSLKVDGWENGTDCCSWPGVTCESTSGHVIGLDLSWRGLEGKINSTSSLFHLTHLQKINLAQNGFYGPLLPSQFGGFVNLTHLNLSWCSFEGDIPSEISYLSKLVSLDLSGNLNLKWTEITWKRLLQNATALREIFLDYTDMSSISLSSLSLITNWSFSSVTLGLSNTNITGYLTSDILCLPNLKELHLYGNTYLQVHVSRLNCNASVSILDLSFCEFQGSLIPSSFSNLTYLTSLTLFDCGLNGSIPSSLSNLQHLTHLDLSSNSIVGSIPSSFSNLQHLTYLDLSNNNLTGAVPASFSKLELLTHLDLSSNELNGSIPSSLWKLQDLVVLDLSYNELSGQLPDIFGGLNKLQTLNLGKNKIQGKLPFSLFTLTQLSILYFSSNKFEGPLPNQIAGFSNLTELYLDDNLLNGTIPSWCLSLPLLKHLNLSSNQFTGNLSEISSYSLLYLNLCGNKIHGDIPQSIFDLVNLTELCLSSDNHGGFVNFPLFSKLQNLRSLTLSGYESISLKSDVNANYTFSNLKMLHLFSNTILDFPKFSGKFPRLLILDLSNNNLQGEMPKWIHDLDSLYHLNLSTNQLTSIENFSWHGLQYLDLSSNLMTNEISSILCNISSLEVVDLSNNYFTGTIPQCLSNLSYLEVLDLRMNKLYGTLPDTFSMNSNLKTLNLGNKFYSPVGNNLTTKHPFPSLIIFDASGNNFSGLLPKDFIENFQAMKNVVHAEVGSVLSYMNSRFYSAISYETQPEYANSLIATVKWVSRAYTKIPTIFAYIDLSENKFEGEIPNVIGEVHALIALNLSHNKLIGSIPQSMGFLTELESLDLSSNMLTGRIPNELTNLNFLGFLNLSSNHLVGQIPRGRHFDTFQENSYQGNMGLCGFPLPIQCNKILEEEPLSSPTNQAEEKFGFGWEPVAIGYGCGTVFGIGLGCCVFSIGKPQWLVRIFGGNPNKEMKRKRRARTN; encoded by the exons ATGGGGTCTCTTTTGTTGCTGCAATTTCAAATCATTTTGTGTCTACATCTGTTCTTCACTTCTTTCTCTTCGTCTTCGTCTTTGTCTCCGCCTTTATGCCATCCTGACCAAAACTCTGCCTTGCTTCAACTCAAGAACTCGCTAAAAGTTGATGGATGGGAAAATGGAACAGATTGCTGTTCGTGGCCTGGTGTCACGTGTGAATCCACGTCCGGTCACGTGATTGGTCTCGACCTCAGCTGGCGTGGGCTTGAAGGTAAAATCAATTCTACAAGTAGTCTTTTCCATCTTACTCATCTCCAAAAGATCAACCTTGCTCAGAATGGTTTCTATGGTCCTCTATTACCATCTCAGTTTGGCGGGTTTGTGAATCTTACACACTTGAACTTGTCTTGGTGTTCTTTTGAAGGTGATATTCCTTCTGAAATCTCATATCTTTCCAAATTAGTCTCATTAGATCTCTCAGGTAACTTAAATCTAAAGTGGACAGAAATCACTTGGAAGAGGCTGCTGCAAAATGCAACAGCTTTAAGAGAGATCTTTCTAGATTATACAGATATGTCATCAATTAGTCTAAGTTCTTTGTCTTTAATCACCAATTGGTCTTTCTCTTCGGTTACTCTTGGTCTTAGTAACACAAATATAACGGGGTATTTGACAAGTGATATTCTTTGTTTGCCCAATCTTAAAGAGCTGCATCTATATGGAAACACATACCTTCAAGTCCATGTTTCTAGATTGAATTGCAATGCTTCTGTTAGTATTTTGGATCTTTCATTTTGTGAGTTCCAAGGATCATTGATCCCTTCATCTTTCTCTAATCTCACATATCTCACTTCTTTGACTTTGTTTGATTGTGGCCTTAATGGTTCAATTCCCTCTTCACTTTCAAACCTTCAACATCTCACTCACTTGGACCTTTCATCTAATAGTATCGTCGGCTCGATCCCATCCTCATTTTCAAACCTTCAACATCTCACTTACTTGGATCTTTCAAACAATAATCTAACTGGTGCAGTCCCAGCATCTTTTTCAAAGCTAGAGCTTCTCACTCATTTAGACCTTTCATCCAATGAACTCAATGGTTCAATCCCTTCATCTCTTTGGAAGCTTCAAGATCTTGTTGTCTTGGATCTTTCTTACAATGAACTAAGTGGTCAACTTCCAGATATATTTGGTGGGCTAAACAAACTGCAAACTCTTAATCTTGGGAAAAACAAAATACAGGGAAAGTTGCCATTCTCATTGTTTACATTGACTCAACTTTCCATCTTGTATTTTTCTTCTAATAAATTTGAAGGGCCCTTACCTAATCAAATAGCAGGTTTTTCAAATCTGACTGAATTATATCTGGATGACAACTTGTTAAATGGGACAATTCcttcttggtgtttatctttgCCGCTTTTGAAACATTTAAACCTTTCAAGTAACCAATTCACAGGAAATCTAAGTGAAATCTCATCTTATTCCTTGCTGTACTTAAATTTATGCGGCAACAAAATTCATGGAGATATTCCACAGTCGATTTTCGACCTTGTGAACCTCACTGAATTGTGTTTGTCATCAGATAACCATGGTGGTTTTGTCAATTTTCCACTCTTCTCCAAACTTCAGAACTTGAGGTCTCTTACTCTTTCAGGCTATGAATCAATATCACTAAAATCTGATGTCAATGCCAATTACACTTTCTCCAATTTGAAAATGTTGCACTTATTTTCCAACACCATACTTGACTTTCCAAAGTTCTCAGGAAAATTTCCGAGGTTGCTCATACTTGATTTATCCAATAACAATCTCCAAGGTGAAATGCCCAAATGGATACATGATTTGGATTCTTTATATCATTTGAACCTCTCAACAAACCAAttgacatcaatagaaaatttCTCATGGCATGGCCTGCAATACCTTGATCTTAGTTCTAACTTGATGACCAATGAAATTTCATCCATCTTATGCAATATAAGTTCTCTTGAGGTTGTGGACTTGTCCAACAACTATTTCACAGGAACAATTCCACAATGCCTTTCCAATTTATCATATCTTGAAGTTTTGGATCTACGGATGAACAAACTCTATGGCACTTTGCCAGATACGTTTTCCATGAACAGCAACCTCAAAACTTTGAATCT AGGCAATAAGTTTTATAGTCCTGTTGGTAATAACTTGACAACCAAGCATCCATTTCCCAGTTTAATTATCTTTGACGCATCAGGCAACAATTTTAGTGGCCTGTTGCCAAAAGACTTCATTGAGAATTTCCAAGCCATGAAGAATGTTGTTCATGCTGAAGTGGGAAGTGTTTTGAGTTACATGAATAGTCGCTTTTACTCTGCAATAAGTTATGAAACTCAACCAGAGTATGCTAACTCATTGATAGCAACAGTTAAATGGGTCAGCAGAGCTTACACAAAAATTCCAACCATCTTTGCATATATTGATTTGTCAGAGAACAAATTTGAAGGAGAGATTCCAAATGTTATTGGAGAGGTTCATGCACTCATAGCACTCAACCTTTCCCATAACAAACTCATTGGTTCTATTCCTCAATCCATGGGATTTTTGACAGAACTTGAATCATTGGACCTCTCATCGAATATGCTCACAGGTCGGATCCCAAATGAATTGACCAATCTAAACTTTCTTGGATTCTTGAATCTTTCCAGCAACCATCTTGTAGGACAAATACCTCGAGGAAGACATTTCGATACATTTCAAGAGAATTCCTACCAAGGGAACATGGGGTTATGTGGATTTCCATTGCCAATACAATGCAACAAGATCCTCGAAGAAGAACCTTTATCCTCTCCAACCAATCAAGCTGAAGAAAAATTTGGATTTGGTTGGGAGCCAGTGGCAATCGGATATGGATGTGGAACTGTGTTCGGAATAGGATTGGGGTGCTGTGTTTTCTCCATTGGAAAGCCTCAGTGGCTTGTCAGAATCTTTGGAGGGAATCCTAACAAAGAGATGAAAAGGAAGAGAAGAGCAAGAACAAATTAA
- the LOC112766590 gene encoding DUF21 domain-containing protein At1g55930, chloroplastic isoform X2, producing the protein MPQRWLGLWPVAWLSLVLYPVGRVVTYLSMGMLKMLGLKGRSEPYVTEEELKLMLRGAELSGAIEEEEQDMIENVLEIKDTHVREVMTPLVDVVAIDGSLSLVDFHHLWVTHQYSRVPVFEQRVDNITGIAYAMDLLDYVKKGDLLESTTVGDMAHKPAYFVPDSMSVWNLLREFRIRKVHMAVVLNEYGGTVGIVTLEDVVEEIVGEIFDENDSKEEIQKKTGYIVMRAEGVFDVDANTSIDQLSEDLNIKMPEGHQYETVSGFVCETFGYIPRTGESIKVSLEREDEDDDNEETKSDNQDSKEKNQIFKLEILAGNARKVSAVRFERINGEDEMLEAKEVTHFVPKIVKRKWNNDEDSDDADYDGDAFAKRPQHEISSEYIDDQENSDRN; encoded by the exons ATGCCACAGAGGTGGCTCGGTTTGTG GCCAGTGGCATGGCTTTCCTTGGTATTGTATCCTGTGGGGAGAGTTGTTACTTATCTTTCAATGGGGATGCTGAAAATGCTCGGCTTAAAAGGAAGAAG TGAGCCTTATGTAACTGAAGAGGAACTAAAATTGATGCTAAGGGGTGCAGAATTAAGCGGGGCAATAGAGGAAGAGGAACAG gatatgattgaaaatgtaTTGGAAATAAAAGACACACATGTGAGAGAGGTTATGACGCCACTTGTTGATGTTGTTGCAATTGATGGAAGTTTAAGCCTTGTAGATTTTCATCATTTGTGGGTCACACATCAGTACTCGAG GGTACCTGTTTTTGAGCAACGTGTTGATAATATAACGGGAATAGCATATGCAATGGATCTGTTGGATTATGTTAAGAAG GGCGATTTGCTAGAAAGTACTACAGTTGGAGATATGGCTCACAAGCCTGCATATTTCGTACCCG ATTCAATGTCCGTTTGGAATCTTCTTAGAGAGTTCCGAATCAGGAAGGTTCACATGGCTGTTGTACTTAATGAGTATGGCGGAACTGTGGGG ATTGTAACTCTTGAAGATGTTGTTGAGGAAATTGTTGGTGAAATCTTTGATGAAAATGACTCAAAG GAGGAGATTCAGAAAAAAACTGGTTACATAGTAATGCGAGCTGAGGGTGTATTTGACGTTGATGCGAACACATCTATTGATCAGCTCTCTGAAGATTTGAACATCAAGATGCCAGAG GGTCATCAATACGAGACAGTGTCAGGCTTTGTATGCGAAACATTTGGATACATCCCAAGGACAGGTGAATCGATCAAAGTGTCTCTTGAacgagaagatgaagatgatgataatgaggagaCCAAGTCTGACAACCAGGACtcgaaagagaagaatcagattTTTAAACTCGAG ATACTAGCTGGAAATGCCAGAAAAGTGAGCGCTGTTCGGTTCGAAAGGATAAATGGTGAGGATGAGATGTTGGAGGCCAAAGAAGTAACTCACTTTGTCCCTAAAATTGTCAAGAGAAAATGGAATAATGATGAGGACTCGGACGATGCAGACTACGATGGAGATGCATTTGCGAAGAGACCGCAGCACGAGATTTCTAGCGAGTATATAGATGATCAGGAAAATTCTGACAGAAATTAA
- the LOC112766590 gene encoding DUF21 domain-containing protein At1g55930, chloroplastic isoform X1, with protein sequence MFGEAGVSAATGVMTVAILLLTEITPKSIAVHNATEVARFVVRPVAWLSLVLYPVGRVVTYLSMGMLKMLGLKGRSEPYVTEEELKLMLRGAELSGAIEEEEQDMIENVLEIKDTHVREVMTPLVDVVAIDGSLSLVDFHHLWVTHQYSRVPVFEQRVDNITGIAYAMDLLDYVKKGDLLESTTVGDMAHKPAYFVPDSMSVWNLLREFRIRKVHMAVVLNEYGGTVGIVTLEDVVEEIVGEIFDENDSKEEIQKKTGYIVMRAEGVFDVDANTSIDQLSEDLNIKMPEGHQYETVSGFVCETFGYIPRTGESIKVSLEREDEDDDNEETKSDNQDSKEKNQIFKLEILAGNARKVSAVRFERINGEDEMLEAKEVTHFVPKIVKRKWNNDEDSDDADYDGDAFAKRPQHEISSEYIDDQENSDRN encoded by the exons ATGTTTGGGGAAGCTGGTGTCAGTGCAGCAACAGGAGTGATGAct GTTGCAATTTTGCTTCTCACTGAAATCACTCCTAAAAGTATAGCAGTGCATAATGCCACAGAGGTGGCTCGGTTTGTG GTCAGGCCAGTGGCATGGCTTTCCTTGGTATTGTATCCTGTGGGGAGAGTTGTTACTTATCTTTCAATGGGGATGCTGAAAATGCTCGGCTTAAAAGGAAGAAG TGAGCCTTATGTAACTGAAGAGGAACTAAAATTGATGCTAAGGGGTGCAGAATTAAGCGGGGCAATAGAGGAAGAGGAACAG gatatgattgaaaatgtaTTGGAAATAAAAGACACACATGTGAGAGAGGTTATGACGCCACTTGTTGATGTTGTTGCAATTGATGGAAGTTTAAGCCTTGTAGATTTTCATCATTTGTGGGTCACACATCAGTACTCGAG GGTACCTGTTTTTGAGCAACGTGTTGATAATATAACGGGAATAGCATATGCAATGGATCTGTTGGATTATGTTAAGAAG GGCGATTTGCTAGAAAGTACTACAGTTGGAGATATGGCTCACAAGCCTGCATATTTCGTACCCG ATTCAATGTCCGTTTGGAATCTTCTTAGAGAGTTCCGAATCAGGAAGGTTCACATGGCTGTTGTACTTAATGAGTATGGCGGAACTGTGGGG ATTGTAACTCTTGAAGATGTTGTTGAGGAAATTGTTGGTGAAATCTTTGATGAAAATGACTCAAAG GAGGAGATTCAGAAAAAAACTGGTTACATAGTAATGCGAGCTGAGGGTGTATTTGACGTTGATGCGAACACATCTATTGATCAGCTCTCTGAAGATTTGAACATCAAGATGCCAGAG GGTCATCAATACGAGACAGTGTCAGGCTTTGTATGCGAAACATTTGGATACATCCCAAGGACAGGTGAATCGATCAAAGTGTCTCTTGAacgagaagatgaagatgatgataatgaggagaCCAAGTCTGACAACCAGGACtcgaaagagaagaatcagattTTTAAACTCGAG ATACTAGCTGGAAATGCCAGAAAAGTGAGCGCTGTTCGGTTCGAAAGGATAAATGGTGAGGATGAGATGTTGGAGGCCAAAGAAGTAACTCACTTTGTCCCTAAAATTGTCAAGAGAAAATGGAATAATGATGAGGACTCGGACGATGCAGACTACGATGGAGATGCATTTGCGAAGAGACCGCAGCACGAGATTTCTAGCGAGTATATAGATGATCAGGAAAATTCTGACAGAAATTAA
- the LOC112766592 gene encoding uncharacterized protein, whose protein sequence is MASAASPRIPTETVKNAVEALLKWRDSNSESHKPKLFDADEEFVYLVVTLKTIPHKSRVNPYKVPLPHSLLSPFNETCLIIDDRSKSKLTKQEAQKKIKADNVAVSKVLKLSKLASDYRPFEAKRKLCDSYDLFFADKRVVPLMPRLLGKKFFKKKKVPVQVDLTKKNWKEQVDKACSSALLFLGTGTCCVVKVAKVSMESEQIVENMMAAIEGVVEVVPKKWANVRSLHVKLYESLALPVFQAVPEVKLRIEGSKVEEAEKEKQTMGEEEEGEDHSGAKAVKKKKKGRIHEVRYMDSEVGEDNVEDVAGSEDDGGGVVMEEDLKDAGKGSGELANKKRKKGALSELSSVKELKKSVKRSGKKDKSAKVMKENSIKKNQNSELSVEDGDSGKKGKNIKKKLSLLKSEEADLKKKVRAKKSKKAA, encoded by the coding sequence ATGGCTTCCGCAGCCTCTCCAAGAATACCCACCGAGACGGTGAAGAACGCCGTGGAGGCTCTCCTGAAGTGGCGAGATTCCAATTCCGAGTCTCACAAACCCAAACTCTTCGACGCCGACGAAGAATTCGTTTACTTAGTCGTCACTCTGAAAACCATCCCTCACAAATCCCGCGTTAACCCTTACAAGGTCCCTTTACCccactctctcctctctcccttCAACGAAACTTGCCTCATCATCGACGACAGGTCCAAATCCAAACTCACTAAACAAGAAGCTCAAAAGAAGATCAAGGCCGATAACGTCGCCGTTTCCAAGGTCCTCAAGTTGTCGAAGCTGGCCTCCGATTACCGCCCTTTTGAGGCGAAGCGGAAGCTCTGTGATTCATATGATCTTTTTTTCGCTGATAAGAGAGTGGTGCCTTTGATGCCCAGGCTGTTGGGGAAGAAATTCtttaagaagaagaaggtgcCGGTGCAGGTGGACTTGACTAAGAAGAATTGGAAGGAGCAGGTGGATAAGGCGTGTTCGTCGGCGCTTCTGTTTCTTGGAACGGGGACTTGTTGTGTTGTGAAGGTTGCCAAGGTTTCCATGGAGAGCGAGCAGATTGTTGAGAATATGATGGCTGCCATTGAGGGGGTTGTTGAGGTTGTGCCGAAGAAGTGGGCGAATGTGAGGTCCTTGCATGTTAAGCTTTACGAGTCGCTGGCGCTGCCTGTTTTCCAGGCTGTTCCGGAGGTGAAGTTGAGGATTGAGGGAAGTAAGGTTGAGGAGGCGGAGAAAGAGAAGCAGACGATGGGGGAGGAGGAAGAGGGCGAAGACCATAGTGGCGCGAAGgcggtgaagaagaagaagaaggggaggATTCATGAAGTTAGATACATGGATAGCGAAGTTGGTGAGGATAATGTTGAAGATGTGGCAGGTAGTGAGgatgatggtggtggtgttgTTATGGAGGAAGATTTAAAGGATGCTGGAAAAGGTAGTGGAGAATTGGCGaataagaagaggaagaaaggggCATTGAGTGAGTTGAGCAGTGTCAAAGAATTGAAAAAATCTGTTAAGAGAAGTGGTAAAAAGGATAAATCTGCGAAAGTGATGAAGGAAAATTCCATCAAGAAGAATCAGAATAGTGAATTATCTGTTGAGGATGGAGATTcaggaaagaaggggaagaataTCAAGAAGAAACTATCTCTATTGAAGTCAGAAGAAgctgatttgaaaaagaaagtgagGGCCAAGAAAAGTAAGAAGGCTGCTTAA
- the LOC112765855 gene encoding probable serine/threonine-protein kinase WNK11 codes for MMPSVNPDPSDKDAEPFVEVDPTGRYGRYTELLGSGAVKKVYRAFDQEEGIEVAWNQVKLRNFCDDPAMVDRLYSEVRLLRSLAHKNIIALYSVWKDENKNTLNFITEVCTSGNLREYRKKHRHVSLKALKKWSKQILRGLNYLHTHEPCIIHRDLNCSNVFVNGNVGQVKIGDLGLAAIVEKNHSAHSILGTPEFMAPELYDEHYTELVDIYSFGLCVLEMVTLEIPYSECDNVAKIYKKVSSGVRPDALKKVKDSEVKAFIERCIAQPRARPSASELLKDSFFDELEEDDENDETDL; via the exons ATG ATGCCAAGTGTTAATCCTGACCCAAGTGACAAAGATGCTGAGCCATTTGTTGAAGTTGACCCTACTGGACGCTATGGTAGATACACAGAGCTATTAGGATCTGGTGCTGTGAAGAAAGTGTACCGTGCATTTGATCAAGAAGAAGGTATAGAAGTTGCATGGAACCAAGTGAAGCTGAGAAATTTCTGTGATGACCCTGCCATGGTGGATAGGCTTTACTCTGAGGTGAGGCTTCTGAGAAGCTTAGCACACAAGAACATCATTGCACTCTACAGTGTTTGGAAGGATGAGAACAAGAACACACTGAATTTCATCACTGAGGTTTGCACAAGTGGGAATCTGAGGGAGTATAGGAAGAAGCATAGACATGTTTCATTGAAGGCACTTAAGAAGTGGTCAAAGCAGATTCTTAGAGGGTTGAATTATTTGCACACTCATGAACCCTGCATCATCCATAGGGACTTGAATTGCAGCAATGTTTTTGTCAATGGGAATGTTGGCCAG GTTAAGATTGGTGACTTGGGTTTGGCTGCAATTGTGGAGAAGAACCATTCAGCACACTCGATCCTCGGCACGCCGGAATTCATGGCACCGGAGCTATACGACGAGCACTACACGGAACTGGTGGACATATACTCATTTGGGTTGTGTGTATTGGAGATGGTGACACTTGAGATTCCTTATAGTGAGTGTGACAATGTTGCAAAGATCTACAAGAAGGTTTCTTCTGGTGTGAGGCCAGATGCACTGAAAAAGGTTAAGGATTCAGAGGTGAAGGCATTCATTGAGAGGTGCATTGCTCAACCAAGGGCAAGACCTTCTGCTTCTGAGCTTCTTAAGGATTCTTTCTTTGATGAacttgaagaagatgatgaaaatgatgaaactGATTTGTGA